The following proteins are co-located in the Helicobacter pylori genome:
- a CDS encoding outer membrane protein encodes MLKRIILLGALGVLASAEESAAFVGVNYQVSMIQNQTKMVNDNGLQKPLIKFPPYAGAGFEVGYKQFFGKKKWFGMRYYGFFDYAHNRFGVMKKGIPVGESGFIYNSFSFGGTTLTERDSYQGQYYVNLFTYGVGLDTLWNFVNKENMVFGFVVGIQLAGDSWATSISKEIANYVKHHSNSSYSPANFQFLWKFGIRTHIAKHNSLELGIKVPTITHRLFSITNEKGYTLQADVRRVYAFQISYLRDF; translated from the coding sequence ATGCTGAAAAGAATTATATTGTTAGGGGCTTTGGGTGTTTTAGCGAGCGCTGAAGAGAGCGCGGCTTTTGTGGGAGTCAATTACCAGGTGAGCATGATACAAAATCAGACTAAAATGGTGAATGACAACGGCTTGCAAAAGCCTTTGATAAAGTTCCCGCCTTACGCAGGAGCGGGTTTTGAAGTGGGCTATAAGCAATTTTTTGGTAAGAAAAAATGGTTTGGCATGCGTTATTATGGGTTTTTTGACTACGCGCACAACCGCTTTGGCGTGATGAAAAAGGGTATCCCGGTGGGCGAGAGCGGGTTTATTTACAATAGTTTTAGTTTTGGAGGGACGACTTTAACCGAAAGGGATTCCTATCAAGGGCAATATTATGTCAATTTATTCACTTATGGCGTGGGGTTGGATACGCTGTGGAATTTTGTGAATAAAGAAAACATGGTTTTTGGTTTTGTGGTGGGGATCCAATTAGCCGGGGATAGTTGGGCAACGAGCATCAGTAAAGAGATCGCTAATTATGTAAAACACCACAGCAATTCCAGTTACAGCCCGGCTAATTTCCAGTTTTTATGGAAATTTGGGATCCGCACCCATATCGCTAAACACAATAGCTTGGAATTAGGGATTAAAGTGCCTACGATCACGCACCGGCTTTTCTCCATCACCAACGAAAAGGGATACACCTTACAGGCTGATGTGCGTAGAGTTTATGCGTTTCAAATCAGTTACTTGAGGGATTTTTAA
- the ilvE gene encoding branched-chain-amino-acid transaminase → MADLENLDWKNLGFSYIKTDFRFIATYKNGSWSHGGLVSENVLQLSEGSPVLHYGQACFEGLKAYRSQKGKALLFRPLENAKRLQTSCERLLMPKVSEELFLRACAEVVKANQKWLAPYKSGASLYLRPFVIGVGDNLGVKPASEYLFIVFCAPVGAYFKGGIEKGGARFITTAFDRAAPKGTGGVKVGGNYAASLLAHKMATEQGYDDCIYLDPTTHTKIEEVGAANFFGITHDNAFITPHSPSILPSVTRKSLMVLAKEYLNLKVEEREILMDELGAFKEAGACGTAAIITPIKEITHNNKSYFFEAPGHITKQLYDLLLSIQQGEQEAPKDWIFEVG, encoded by the coding sequence ATGGCAGATTTAGAGAATTTAGACTGGAAAAATTTAGGCTTTAGCTACATTAAAACGGATTTTCGCTTCATCGCCACTTATAAAAACGGCTCTTGGTCGCATGGCGGATTGGTTAGCGAAAATGTGTTACAACTCAGCGAAGGCTCGCCGGTCCTACACTATGGGCAGGCTTGTTTTGAAGGCTTGAAGGCTTACCGCTCTCAAAAGGGGAAAGCTTTACTCTTTCGCCCTTTAGAAAACGCCAAACGCTTGCAAACTTCATGCGAAAGGCTGCTCATGCCCAAAGTGAGCGAAGAGCTGTTTTTAAGGGCATGCGCTGAAGTAGTCAAAGCGAATCAAAAATGGCTCGCTCCTTACAAAAGCGGGGCGAGTTTGTATTTGCGCCCTTTTGTCATAGGCGTGGGGGATAATTTGGGGGTAAAGCCGGCCAGTGAATACCTTTTTATCGTGTTTTGCGCGCCGGTGGGAGCGTATTTTAAAGGAGGCATAGAAAAAGGGGGGGCTAGGTTTATCACCACGGCGTTTGATAGAGCCGCGCCTAAAGGCACCGGTGGGGTGAAAGTGGGGGGGAATTATGCTGCAAGCCTGTTAGCCCACAAAATGGCCACAGAGCAAGGCTATGATGATTGCATTTATTTAGACCCCACCACGCACACTAAGATTGAAGAAGTGGGAGCGGCGAATTTTTTTGGCATCACGCATGATAACGCCTTTATCACCCCACATTCGCCAAGCATTCTACCAAGCGTTACCAGAAAAAGCTTGATGGTTTTGGCTAAAGAATATTTGAATCTCAAAGTAGAAGAGAGGGAAATCTTAATGGATGAGTTGGGTGCGTTTAAAGAAGCTGGAGCGTGCGGGACAGCCGCAATCATTACGCCCATTAAAGAAATCACGCACAACAACAAGTCTTATTTTTTTGAAGCGCCGGGCCATATTACTAAACAACTCTATGATTTGCTTTTATCCATCCAGCAAGGCGAACAAGAAGCCCCTAAAGATTGGATTTTTGAAGTTGGCTAA